The Prochlorococcus marinus XMU1404 region AGTTTAAAGAATAATTTAGTGACTTAAAATAGCTAATTTTCTTTTTTTCGGGCTATCATAGTTATCATAGTTCTAATTAAAAGATAAATTTAATGACTATTCTGTTTTCAATTATATATTCTGCGGCCTTAACCTATCTTGTATGGAAAGCTTTCAAAGTAATGTCCACTGGTTGGGGTATTTCTAGTACAGAAAAAAAAGATTTTTACAAATCAAATTTAAAACAAAAAAAATACACAATACATCCTGAACTGCTTGATAAATCAGGCAATATAACAGAAGAAGAATTATTAACAGTAAGATTTTCAAATGATAATGACTCCTCACTGGAAGAAAAGGGTTCAACAACTGATTAATCGATTTAAAAATTTAGGAAAAAAAATTGGAATTAAGAACAAAAATTGTCTCGTCAGTCCTAAGATCTCTAAAGTTACCACCAAGGTTTCGTTTGAAAATGGTTAAAGAAGATCCAGTGAGGCTTGAATTAAGTCTTACTCCTTCTTATGGAAAAAATCCAATTATTGTTGGTATTGTAGAATCTTTGGATTTAGTAGCTCGAAGAGATAGAGAGGGTAGAATACCTAGAGATCTTCAAGGAACTTGGGATTGGACGGTAAGACACGGGAAAGTAAGTACTGGAGGGTGGAATCCTATGCTCAAAGAGGCTTTGCAAACAATGTTCGATACGGGTTTGCCAGCAATTATTTACGAGGAATTAACTGGAGATGAATACCGACCAGTTGATGGTATAAGACATGTTAAATAATTAATTTGTTATTTTTCATGAATTCTTCCTTAAAACGTTAAAATTAAATTAAATAAATTTATTAATCATGAACGACGAAAATCAGCAGAGATTCGGTTTCGTAAATTTTGCAGAAACTTGGAATGGTCGTATGGCAATGATGGGTATTTTGATTGGTTTGGGAACTGAATTAATTACTGGCCAAAGTATACTTAGACAAATTGGAATAGGTTAAATTTTATTATATTTCTTCTGCTTTTACTTCGATAGTTGCTTCACTCGGTTTTTTATTTATTAGATTTGTGTTATTCATATCTTCTAAGTTTGTTCCACAATTCATGCATGTTTCGCTGAGACCTAATGATATTGCGCCACAATTACTACATTTTTTGATCTTTGATTTATAAGAATTAAAAGCTATAAATGCTAGAAGAAGTAAAAAAATTGGAATTAGAAATATGAGTAGAAGGATATTACCGAGAAAGCTTATAAAAAAGTTAAGCCCAATAAAAGGGACAATTATTAATAATATAAATGAAAAAGCAAGTAAATTTTTATTGGATTTAAGAAGAAAATTCATTGCAGTTTTTTTATCTATTGTTTCTTTTTTTGTTTACTAGAGACATGCTAGCAATAACCACACTCCAACATTGTCCAAAATATAAAATTACTCCTAGTAGCCAGACCCATAAAGTAAGTACGAGAAAACCTCCAATAAAACCATATGCTTGAAATCTTACCCCAAGCGAAAGAATACTTTTACTTACCGCTAAATTTAAAGTAGTAAGGCCAATTCCAATAAGAAAAGATCCTGGTAAAAGTGGCTTCAAAGGAACTTTTCTACTTGGTAAGAGCGCTTGCAATAAAAGAGCCATTAAGGAAAAGCCAATTAGTGGTATTGCAAATTTACCAACTTGTAATAACGGTAGCTTTATTAATAAGTCAGAAATTAAATTATTAGATTTTGAAAGATTTTCCAAAACGTTACTTGGTATCATTCTAAGATTCGCACTAATCTGATCTAGTACCATCAAGAAACCTATAAAGAATACTATTAAAAAAGCTTCAATTCTGTTTCGTAGAAATCTTGAAGCTTGATCTCTCCAAGCAGAATTAATTTTTCTCGAAGGAAGTTGGTCCTCCCATAGTCTATCTGCACCTCTTTGAAGAGATAAATATGCATTTCCCGCAGTAAAAAGCAAAAACATAGCTCCTAGAATACCTGCTCCAAAACCTTGATCAATTAATTTAAACAATGTAGTTTCTACTAATTCAACTACTGATGGAGGTAAAATTTGGGCTGCAATAGATATTATTTCTTGATCTAATCCTTCTTGTTTTCCCAAGAACCATGATGCGATTGAAAGAGAAATTAAAAGAATAGGAAAAAATGATTGTAATGTGTAGTAGGCAAATGCAGCACTTAGATCTATGCAATCTGATTTGCTCCATCTCTCACACGCGCCCCATAAACTTTTCAGTATCCAAGTTGAACTGCGCTGCAAATTAATTGTCTTCAAATATTTATCTTATTTATTTTTTATTGTATCTAATTAATAAATTTTTCAAGCCATTATTTATTAATGATGCAACTACTTTTTCAATAATAAATTACCCCATGGCTTTAAGATTTCAATTTTTTCTATTGATTTACAAGCAATCAAAGGAAAATTAATATCGCTTAAGTCTTGTCCTGGACTTAAATTCAAAGGATCTGTTTCTAACCATTTTATGGAGCAATTTAGTTCTTCTAATAAAAGCCAGGCCGCTGCAATATCCCATATTTTTGGGGTTGATTCTATAGCCCCGAAAGTTTGACCCATTGCTACACTCGTTAGATTTAAACTCGATACACCTAAGAGTCTGATTTTCCCTGGAAATACTGAGTTTGGTTTTTTTTGTAAAATTTTTATAGATCTACTACATAAGGAAATGCATTCGCTTTCGTGATTATTTTGATTAGGGTCTATTTTTTGGTTATTTAACCAAACACCTTTACTATGAATGGATACAAACTTTTTTTTCAATGTGGGAATTATTAAAAAAGAAGATTGAGGTCTACCATCAACGAACCTCGCTACTGAAATAGACCAGTATGGAATACCTGCAGCAAAATTGGTTGTCCCATCAAGTGGATCGACCACCCAATAAGCTTTTGTATTTGGAATGGACTTTCCTCCTTCTTCACTCAAGACGCCTTCACCTGGGGCTATTGAGGCAAGACCATCTACGATAGTTTTGTCACTCCATAAATCACAACTTGTTATTAATGATCCGTCTGCTTTGTTGCTAGCACTGATATTCCCAAAATCTTTTATTTGACGTTGACTAACTAATTCAAATAAAGAATCTAATTCACTAAGTTGATGATTAGTTAAATTTAGCTGATTCATATTGGAATATTGCAAATAGATTCTGTTTGTTTAATCGTATTATCGTTTCCTACACAGTCATTACTGATTTCAAGAAAAGTTAATCTTTTCAATTCATCTAGATTCAAGTTGTAATTATAAATTGCATTGATATTCTTTGATTTTGCATCACTTAATTCTTTTTGTCTGACTAGTACGTCCTTTAAAGTTGATATTCCTACATCATATCTCAATCTAGATAGTCTCAAGGATTCTTTGGTAGATGATATCTCTTTTGAAGTGGATAATATTTTTTCTTCATTTAATTTTAAATTTAGGTAAGCTTTGGTGATATTAGTTTTTAGAACATTTTTAAGATTGTAATACGAATATTCTTCACCCCTTGCTTGAGCTTTACTTGATTTGTATGATTTGTTGTTTTGACCACCATTAAAAATATTCCATGAAAAGTTTAAGCTTACTGTATTCGTATAAGAAGATCCATATTCGCTAGGGTCTATTTCAACTGCTAAAGAATCTCCTTTGGTAAATGTACTTGATAATGAGTTACTGATATATATACTAGGCTGATTTGAATTTAAGAAACTTTTTGCCTCATTATCTTTGATTGATTGCTGAAGAGAAATATTTTTTAAGGAAAGGTTTTTTTCAAGGCCATTATTTATATTTTTATTTAATTTATGATTCCAGAAACCTAATAATTTTTGTTCTTTTTCTATTTCGAAATCCTCTTTGAGGTTAAGAATCTCTTTAAGTGATATTTTGTTTATTTGATGTTCAATTTTTCTTTCGTTAAGTTCTTGCTTGTCTCTCGAAAGTTGAGCCTCTGCTTCAAGTACTTCAAATTTTGTTCCGATACCAGCATCTAATTTAGCTTGTGCATTTTCTAGACTTGTAATTGATAAATCAAGTGCGAATTTCTTATTGATAATATCTTGAGATGACTTCTGGTATTGATGAAATCTTGTTCTAGCTTCTAGGATTAGATCTTTTTTCTTAATTTCATAATTATTTTTTGCAATTTTAAAGTTTTCTTTGGCAATTTTAATTTCTGGACCTCGAAGCGGATCGATTAAATCCAATCTGATATTGAGTGAGGGATTAGCAGAAAATTGGGAAGTTTTTCTAGTGCCTGAGTTATTATTATAATTTTCACCAAAAACATATTGAGGTAATCCATTCCCTTGCAAATCGATTGATGGGTACCTCTTAGCAATTTTGCTTGAAAGATTAAAACTCGATGCATCAATTAATTCCTTTAAAGCTTTCAGTTCATTATTATTTCTCAGAATAATATTCTTTATTTCTTGATGATCTATGAATATTTTATCTTCATTTTCTTCTATAACTTCATCGATAAAACTTTTGTTTTCGCTTAGTATTGACTGATGAAAACTAATAAAGAAACTAAGTGGTATAAATAAAATGGTATTTATTATTTTTCTAAGCATAATTTAGAATCTTTTTACTATTGGATATTCCAATTAGATTATTAATAATATCATCCGCATCATCAAGAATGTGAATATTAGTATTTAGATGTTCTTCTACTTGACTCACATTTTTATCATCCAAGAATAAATCAGTATTAAGTTTTAACATTATAGATGGTATAAAAATACCCTCTCCAAGATCTTTATCTTCAAGTCCAGTAATTAAATCTTCTCCAGTTAAAAGCCCAGTAACTACTTGTTCTTGTCCCCAATAAACACTTGGTAATCCATATAAATTAATTGTTAATCCATCAATATCATTTAATTTTTTAACAGTCGGAATAAGTGCCTCATAAACTAATTTGCCTACTATCCAACAAACTTTTCTTTGTTTTTTTATTCTTTTAGGAAGATGTTTCGTCTTAGAAGTTAATTTTTTTAGAAAGCTTCGAATTGAACCTACTCCATTAGATTCTTGAGGCATATTTTCGTAGGTTTTGTAACTAGGCAAATTTTTACCAGCAATTAAATACCATTCATCTGCTAACCAACAAAAACGAGTCCCAAGACTAATTTGTAGAGAGGTTTGGATATTCTCTACCTGTTTAATCGTTTTTATTGCATATTCTGAGCTAATTGATTTCAATCCATCATTTTCAGGTCTAAATTTTGTAAGTCCTACTGGAACTATTGCAACTGATAATACTGTTTGAGAAGTTTTTTTGTAGAATTCAGCTAAATCATATATTGATTTCTCAAGAATCTTTCCGTCATTTATATCAGGACATACAACAATTTGAGCATGTATTTGAATAGAGTTTTTTTCAAACCAAGAAATTTGATCAAGAATTAATCCTGCTTTTTTATTTTTTAATAATTTTTCTCGAGTGCCAGGATCAGTAGCATGAACAGAAACAAAAAGTGGAGATAGTTTTTGCGTAGAAATTCTTTTCCAGTCCTCTTTTTTTAAATTCGTGAGAGTTAAATAAGAGCCATATAGGAAACTTAATCTATAATCATCATCTTTTAGATAAAGGCTTTTTCTTTTACCTATTGGCTGTTGATCTATAAAACAAAATGGACATTTATTATTGCATTGCTTAATTGAATCAAATAATGCATCTTTGAAATTTATGCCTAAATTGACATCTTGATCTTTTTCAATACTTATATTATGAATTTTATGATTTTTATCTAAAACTGATATATCTAAAATTTCTTCACTAATGAGTATCTGATAGTCAATTAAGTCTCTTGGTTTTTTTCCATTTATACTAATTATTGAATCACCTGATTCAAATCCTATTTCTTGAGCAATTGAATTAACTTCAATACTTTCAATTTCTGCAGGATTTATTTTATAAGTAATATTGGGAACCAAAAGATCTTTCGAATCTTCTTTGTAATTAATTTCTTGCCACACAATTAAATTCTAAAAATTGTCTATATTCTTATTCTAAACTCATCTAAGGCTCAAAGTGTATTAAATACTTTTAAAATAGTGAATACAATTTTTAAATTTATGGCCTTTAATTTATTAAAATATGGCATTCGCAGTTTTCAAAAACACGATTTAAATTAATTAAGATAACTATAAAGAACTAATTCATTGAAAGAATTAATTACAAAAAACTTAGAAGTGAAAGATGAATTTAACTATGGATTGGATAAAGCAAGTAATTCATACGAAAGTACTCTTTTATCAAGACCAATTTCTTTAAGATTGTGGTCTTCTTTTTTTGTAATTTTACCCATATTTGTTCAAGCCCCTTGGGTGAGATTAGAACCGATTAGTGCTCTTTGCTTTACTTTTGTCATCCTTTTAGGAGCCTATGTTTTGAACAAAAAACAATCAAATAAATGGTTTATTGTCAGTTCATTATTATATGGTGTATCAGGGAGTTGGCTTGGTGGATGTTTATTTTGGGGATGGTTAAGTCCATATCCTATCCTTCACATTCCTGTTGAAGCTGTGGTGCTCCCGTTAGCTTTAATTGGCCTAGGCACGAATTGGAAAATTGGTTCTAGTTTTTATATATCTTCTTTGTTTGGAACTGCAGTTACTGACATTACAATATTTTTGATAGGAATAATGGATCAATGGAAGCAGGTCATAATAGCAGATTCTGAGAGTGCACCGTTAATTCTTCAGAAAACCTCATCGAATCTTATTCAGATAAAATCTTTATCTATTATTTTTCTTGTTGCATTTATACTTTGGTTTATTTCAAAAGAAATTTTTGATTCTGCGACTATTAATACCACTTATGGTAAAGCACTATTGGTTTCTAGTTATGTAATTCAAACGACATTAATCGTTGATGGTATTTTTATTTTTCTGGCAATTCTGCAACCAACATTTAGTGGATTGGTTTAATGCTTAGGCCTCCATTTTCGCAAGAACAGATTCCGATAAATAATTGGGATGTAATTGTTATAGGTGCTGGAGCTGCAGGACTTATGACTTGCCTTGAATTGCCGGCACATTTAAAAGTGCTTCTTTTAAATAGAAACACTAGCAAGGTATCTTCTAGTAGATGGGCACAAGGAGGGATAGCATCTGTTATTAGGGAAGATGATTCATTCGAACTTCATGCTGATGATACTTTAAAAGCAGGGGATGGACTATGTGATTTACAAGCTGTAGAAATGCTAGTTAAAGAAGCCCCAGGTTGTGTTGATAGGTTGCAGAATTTAGGCATGATTTTTGATCAAAGTTTTGATCAACTAGCTACTACTTTAGAAGCAGCTCATTCTCGAAGAAGAGTCTTGCATGTAAAAGATCGTACTGGAAGAGCACTAGTGGAAGTTTTAGAAGATCATGTTGAAAATAAAAAAAATATTCTTCACTGTAGGGGTGTAAGAGTAACTGAACTTCTTATTGAAAATGAGGAATGTAAAGGAGTTCAGGTTCTTGATGGAGCGAATTTATATTGGATTCAATCGAGAGCTGTTGTTTTGGCCACAGGTGGAGGTGGGCATTTATTTACTAATACAACTAATCCTGCTCAATCCTCTGGAGAAGGGATTGCTCTTGCATGGAAAGCGGGTGCTGCAATTGAAGATTTAGAGTTTGTTCAATTTCATCCAACCGCTTTAAAATTTTATGGCGCTCCTTGTTTCTTGATATCTGAGGCACTTAGAGGAGAAGGAGCGATTTTAGTGGATAAAAATGGTGAAAGCCCAGTTAAAAATCTTAAAAATCGTGATTTAGCTACTAGAGATCAAGTAAGTAGAGCAATTATGAAGAATATGCATGACAATAATGTAGATCATGTTGGTTTAGATCTTCGGTATATTGATCCAGAAAAAATTGTCGAGCGATTCCCCACAATTTTAAGTCGATGTCAGGAATATGGAGTTAATCCATTAAATGAGGTTATTCCTGTAGCTCCAGCAGCTCACTATTGGATGGGAGGTGTCAAAACTGATTTGAATGCTTCTTCTACAAGAAAAGGATTATATGCAGTAGGAGAAGTTGCTTCCACAGGCGTTCACGGTGCGAATAGACTTGCAAGTAATTCACTGATGGAATGCCTTGTCTTTGCGAGAAAAATGTCTTCAATTGTTCTTAATTATCCTCCTAAATTCGAAAAATTAGATAGATCAATCCAAGATTTAGATATTGAAGATCCGAAAGAAGATCAAATTTCTAAAATTGCAGAAAAAATTGATGAATTAAGAAAACTATGTTGGTCAAATCTAGGTGTATCTCGAAATAAGGTAAATATGAGTAAATTTCTTGATACTATTAAAAATGATATGGCTCATTTACAAAAAAATTACTTATTAAATAGTCTTGAAAAAATAAGATTTGATCAAAGAATTAAACTTAGTGAACCGAATAGGAGATCATTGAATCTTTTACTTGATTTAAAGAATAGACAAATAACAACTATAACTTTATTAAAAGCTTGTCTGTTTAGAGAAGAGAGCAGAGGAGGGCATTATAGAGATGATTTTCCAGATAAAGATAAAAA contains the following coding sequences:
- a CDS encoding TIGR03279 family radical SAM protein; translated protein: MWQEINYKEDSKDLLVPNITYKINPAEIESIEVNSIAQEIGFESGDSIISINGKKPRDLIDYQILISEEILDISVLDKNHKIHNISIEKDQDVNLGINFKDALFDSIKQCNNKCPFCFIDQQPIGKRKSLYLKDDDYRLSFLYGSYLTLTNLKKEDWKRISTQKLSPLFVSVHATDPGTREKLLKNKKAGLILDQISWFEKNSIQIHAQIVVCPDINDGKILEKSIYDLAEFYKKTSQTVLSVAIVPVGLTKFRPENDGLKSISSEYAIKTIKQVENIQTSLQISLGTRFCWLADEWYLIAGKNLPSYKTYENMPQESNGVGSIRSFLKKLTSKTKHLPKRIKKQRKVCWIVGKLVYEALIPTVKKLNDIDGLTINLYGLPSVYWGQEQVVTGLLTGEDLITGLEDKDLGEGIFIPSIMLKLNTDLFLDDKNVSQVEEHLNTNIHILDDADDIINNLIGISNSKKILNYA
- the nadB gene encoding L-aspartate oxidase, with the translated sequence MLRPPFSQEQIPINNWDVIVIGAGAAGLMTCLELPAHLKVLLLNRNTSKVSSSRWAQGGIASVIREDDSFELHADDTLKAGDGLCDLQAVEMLVKEAPGCVDRLQNLGMIFDQSFDQLATTLEAAHSRRRVLHVKDRTGRALVEVLEDHVENKKNILHCRGVRVTELLIENEECKGVQVLDGANLYWIQSRAVVLATGGGGHLFTNTTNPAQSSGEGIALAWKAGAAIEDLEFVQFHPTALKFYGAPCFLISEALRGEGAILVDKNGESPVKNLKNRDLATRDQVSRAIMKNMHDNNVDHVGLDLRYIDPEKIVERFPTILSRCQEYGVNPLNEVIPVAPAAHYWMGGVKTDLNASSTRKGLYAVGEVASTGVHGANRLASNSLMECLVFARKMSSIVLNYPPKFEKLDRSIQDLDIEDPKEDQISKIAEKIDELRKLCWSNLGVSRNKVNMSKFLDTIKNDMAHLQKNYLLNSLEKIRFDQRIKLSEPNRRSLNLLLDLKNRQITTITLLKACLFREESRGGHYRDDFPDKDKNWECHTTQQLDQKIKKRFIKN
- a CDS encoding TolC family protein; amino-acid sequence: MLRKIINTILFIPLSFFISFHQSILSENKSFIDEVIEENEDKIFIDHQEIKNIILRNNNELKALKELIDASSFNLSSKIAKRYPSIDLQGNGLPQYVFGENYNNNSGTRKTSQFSANPSLNIRLDLIDPLRGPEIKIAKENFKIAKNNYEIKKKDLILEARTRFHQYQKSSQDIINKKFALDLSITSLENAQAKLDAGIGTKFEVLEAEAQLSRDKQELNERKIEHQINKISLKEILNLKEDFEIEKEQKLLGFWNHKLNKNINNGLEKNLSLKNISLQQSIKDNEAKSFLNSNQPSIYISNSLSSTFTKGDSLAVEIDPSEYGSSYTNTVSLNFSWNIFNGGQNNKSYKSSKAQARGEEYSYYNLKNVLKTNITKAYLNLKLNEEKILSTSKEISSTKESLRLSRLRYDVGISTLKDVLVRQKELSDAKSKNINAIYNYNLNLDELKRLTFLEISNDCVGNDNTIKQTESICNIPI
- a CDS encoding DUF3120 domain-containing protein, with translation MKELITKNLEVKDEFNYGLDKASNSYESTLLSRPISLRLWSSFFVILPIFVQAPWVRLEPISALCFTFVILLGAYVLNKKQSNKWFIVSSLLYGVSGSWLGGCLFWGWLSPYPILHIPVEAVVLPLALIGLGTNWKIGSSFYISSLFGTAVTDITIFLIGIMDQWKQVIIADSESAPLILQKTSSNLIQIKSLSIIFLVAFILWFISKEIFDSATINTTYGKALLVSSYVIQTTLIVDGIFIFLAILQPTFSGLV
- a CDS encoding YihY/virulence factor BrkB family protein: MQRSSTWILKSLWGACERWSKSDCIDLSAAFAYYTLQSFFPILLISLSIASWFLGKQEGLDQEIISIAAQILPPSVVELVETTLFKLIDQGFGAGILGAMFLLFTAGNAYLSLQRGADRLWEDQLPSRKINSAWRDQASRFLRNRIEAFLIVFFIGFLMVLDQISANLRMIPSNVLENLSKSNNLISDLLIKLPLLQVGKFAIPLIGFSLMALLLQALLPSRKVPLKPLLPGSFLIGIGLTTLNLAVSKSILSLGVRFQAYGFIGGFLVLTLWVWLLGVILYFGQCWSVVIASMSLVNKKRNNR
- a CDS encoding inositol monophosphatase family protein, which encodes MNQLNLTNHQLSELDSLFELVSQRQIKDFGNISASNKADGSLITSCDLWSDKTIVDGLASIAPGEGVLSEEGGKSIPNTKAYWVVDPLDGTTNFAAGIPYWSISVARFVDGRPQSSFLIIPTLKKKFVSIHSKGVWLNNQKIDPNQNNHESECISLCSRSIKILQKKPNSVFPGKIRLLGVSSLNLTSVAMGQTFGAIESTPKIWDIAAAWLLLEELNCSIKWLETDPLNLSPGQDLSDINFPLIACKSIEKIEILKPWGNLLLKK
- a CDS encoding high light inducible protein; protein product: MNDENQQRFGFVNFAETWNGRMAMMGILIGLGTELITGQSILRQIGIG
- a CDS encoding DUF2973 domain-containing protein, with translation MTILFSIIYSAALTYLVWKAFKVMSTGWGISSTEKKDFYKSNLKQKKYTIHPELLDKSGNITEEELLTVRFSNDNDSSLEEKGSTTD